From Hypomesus transpacificus isolate Combined female unplaced genomic scaffold, fHypTra1 scaffold_185, whole genome shotgun sequence, a single genomic window includes:
- the LOC124489197 gene encoding cytotoxic and regulatory T-cell molecule isoform X1, whose product MLLIHSIQLTRVDMSLKLQFCFLVLFVHESTSVWQRKTVTVGETLTLTCAINAGDTSNVEWKNPSGFVMFFNHNKALKDSRYSIVNFSKKEFKVAVSDVNFRDGGVYTCLHYHHKHKNVATKRVKVIVLGTPKLEVTKNRKETTIKCSAEGNAHPPKLSWQFGNGLEILAQSNSVFDHKTRKHSSEASLHIKSGTKSVTVKCLVRHPALRGPNLIDSVEIKLDTNEVPHTMRPSTERVTNTPVEKLTEKTTFYWPVTEGSTETPSDKSTYSTKIPKVTEWPTPEGPPTAFTGSYISTHSHPDTTQPESTVFTSQNDTSSYSTTMKGFLPASETMQNTFPNKTGGNTSIERGFDGVNRQTGKEGSTPLLVLLVTCLIFGLLVVVTFFGIRLRRAHIIWKKENEDSNQSVNSTKSKSSHEEKHTQNRRHRGLFNIGFTKYSVEPTDVAAASPVTTTATRDKTEETPESYAKETEL is encoded by the exons AGTCCACGAGTGTGTGGCAGAGGAAGACTGTGACGGTGGGAGAAACACTGACCTTGACATGTGCAATAAATGCTGGAGATACAAGCAACGTGGAGTGGAAAAATCCCAGTGGATTTGTGATGTTCTTCAATCACAATAAAG CCTTAAAAGACAGTCGATACAGCATCGtcaacttttccaaaaaagaATTTAAAGTAGCCGTGTCTGATGTCAACTTCAGAGATGGAGGTGTTTACACATGTTTACATTATCATCATAAGCACAAGAACGTTGCAACTAAGAGGGTGAAAGTAATAGTTTTAG GGACTCCAAAACTAGAAGTAAcaaaaaatagaaaagaaaCTACCATTAAATGTTCTGCAGAGGGAAACGCCCATCCACCCAAACTATCATGGCAGTTTGGAAATGGATTAGAAATCCTAG CTCAGTCTAATTCTGTGTTCGACCACAAAACACGTAAACACTCCTCAGAAGCCAGTCTTCATATTAAGTCTGGGACGAAGAGCGTCACAGTGAAATGCCTTGTCCGTCACCCAGCGTTGCGTGGCCCAAATCTGATAGACTCAGTTGAGATCAAGTTGGACA CCAATGAAGTCCCACACACCATGAGACCTAGTACAGAAAGGGTGACAAACACACCAGTAGAGAAATTAACTGAGAAAACAACTTTCTACTGGCCCGTAACAGAAGGATCAACAGAGACACCATCAGACAAATcaacatattcaacaaaaaTACCAAAAGTTACTGAATGGCCTACACCAGAGGGACCTCCCACAGCATTTACAGGATCATATATTTCCACACATA GCCATCCAGATACCACACAGCCTGAATCAACAGTGTTTACATCTCAAAATGATACCAGCAGCTACTCTACAACTATGAAAG GTTTCCTTCCAGCGTCAGAGACAATGCAAAACACATTTCCTAATAAGACAGGAGGGAACACCTCCATTGAAA GAGGCTTTGATGGCGTGAATCGGCAGACAGGAAAAGAAGGGAGTACGCCATTGCTTGTCTTGCTTGTGACATGTCTAATCTTCGGTTTGTTGGTGGTCGTTACTTTCTTTGGTATCAGACTTAGAAGAGCACACATTATCTGGAAGAAAG aaaatgaaGACTCAAATCAATCAGTAAATAGCACCAAATCAAAATCAAGCCATGAAGAAAAGCATACCCAAAACCGAAGACACAGAG GACTTTTTAACATTGGATTCACAAAATATTCAGTCGAACCCACTGATGTGGCTGCAGCCTCACCtgtaacaacaacagcaacaagagACAAAACAGAAGAGACTCCTGAATCCTATGCCAAGGAGACAGAATTGTAG
- the LOC124489197 gene encoding cytotoxic and regulatory T-cell molecule isoform X2, whose product MLLIHSIQLTRVDMSLKLQFCFLVLFVHESTSVWQRKTVTVGETLTLTCAINAGDTSNVEWKNPSGFVMFFNHNKALKDSRYSIVNFSKKEFKVAVSDVNFRDGGVYTCLHYHHKHKNVATKRVKVIVLGTPKLEVTKNRKETTIKCSAEGNAHPPKLSWQFGNGLEILAQSNSVFDHKTRKHSSEASLHIKSGTKSVTVKCLVRHPALRGPNLIDSVEIKLDSHPDTTQPESTVFTSQNDTSSYSTTMKGFLPASETMQNTFPNKTGGNTSIERGFDGVNRQTGKEGSTPLLVLLVTCLIFGLLVVVTFFGIRLRRAHIIWKKENEDSNQSVNSTKSKSSHEEKHTQNRRHRGLFNIGFTKYSVEPTDVAAASPVTTTATRDKTEETPESYAKETEL is encoded by the exons AGTCCACGAGTGTGTGGCAGAGGAAGACTGTGACGGTGGGAGAAACACTGACCTTGACATGTGCAATAAATGCTGGAGATACAAGCAACGTGGAGTGGAAAAATCCCAGTGGATTTGTGATGTTCTTCAATCACAATAAAG CCTTAAAAGACAGTCGATACAGCATCGtcaacttttccaaaaaagaATTTAAAGTAGCCGTGTCTGATGTCAACTTCAGAGATGGAGGTGTTTACACATGTTTACATTATCATCATAAGCACAAGAACGTTGCAACTAAGAGGGTGAAAGTAATAGTTTTAG GGACTCCAAAACTAGAAGTAAcaaaaaatagaaaagaaaCTACCATTAAATGTTCTGCAGAGGGAAACGCCCATCCACCCAAACTATCATGGCAGTTTGGAAATGGATTAGAAATCCTAG CTCAGTCTAATTCTGTGTTCGACCACAAAACACGTAAACACTCCTCAGAAGCCAGTCTTCATATTAAGTCTGGGACGAAGAGCGTCACAGTGAAATGCCTTGTCCGTCACCCAGCGTTGCGTGGCCCAAATCTGATAGACTCAGTTGAGATCAAGTTGGACA GCCATCCAGATACCACACAGCCTGAATCAACAGTGTTTACATCTCAAAATGATACCAGCAGCTACTCTACAACTATGAAAG GTTTCCTTCCAGCGTCAGAGACAATGCAAAACACATTTCCTAATAAGACAGGAGGGAACACCTCCATTGAAA GAGGCTTTGATGGCGTGAATCGGCAGACAGGAAAAGAAGGGAGTACGCCATTGCTTGTCTTGCTTGTGACATGTCTAATCTTCGGTTTGTTGGTGGTCGTTACTTTCTTTGGTATCAGACTTAGAAGAGCACACATTATCTGGAAGAAAG aaaatgaaGACTCAAATCAATCAGTAAATAGCACCAAATCAAAATCAAGCCATGAAGAAAAGCATACCCAAAACCGAAGACACAGAG GACTTTTTAACATTGGATTCACAAAATATTCAGTCGAACCCACTGATGTGGCTGCAGCCTCACCtgtaacaacaacagcaacaagagACAAAACAGAAGAGACTCCTGAATCCTATGCCAAGGAGACAGAATTGTAG